Proteins co-encoded in one Ruegeria sp. YS9 genomic window:
- a CDS encoding L-threonylcarbamoyladenylate synthase → MISSGTQELTADPGGIAQAADFLRQGLLVAFPTETVYGLGGDARNGQAVASIYEAKGRPSFNPLIAHVASVEAAQRFVQWSDQAEQLAQAFWPGPLTLVLPLREGHGVSSLVTAGLDTLAVRVPAHPTARALLADFDGPVAAPSANPSGQISPTTAAHVWSGLGGRIAAVLNDGPCAVGLESTIVGLAGEPTLLRPGGVALDRVERVLNMRLHLRQSGDLLTAPGQLQSHYAPDAPVRLNATARQGDEVLLGFGPVDCDLNLSAEGRLTEAAANLFAALHRLNETGRPIAVSPIPNTGLGAAINDRLRRAAAPRDS, encoded by the coding sequence ATGATCTCATCCGGCACACAGGAATTGACGGCAGATCCCGGCGGTATCGCGCAGGCTGCCGATTTTTTGCGCCAGGGGCTTCTGGTCGCCTTTCCGACCGAAACGGTCTATGGCCTTGGCGGCGATGCCCGCAACGGTCAGGCCGTCGCATCGATCTACGAGGCCAAGGGACGGCCCAGCTTCAATCCGCTGATCGCCCATGTCGCCTCGGTCGAAGCGGCACAGCGGTTTGTGCAATGGTCGGATCAGGCCGAGCAGCTGGCACAGGCCTTCTGGCCCGGTCCTCTGACCCTGGTTTTGCCGTTGCGCGAAGGGCACGGGGTTTCCTCACTGGTGACCGCCGGGCTGGACACTCTGGCCGTGCGCGTGCCCGCGCATCCGACGGCGCGTGCGCTGCTGGCCGACTTTGACGGACCGGTCGCGGCCCCCTCGGCAAACCCCTCGGGTCAGATCAGCCCCACGACGGCGGCTCATGTGTGGTCCGGTCTTGGCGGAAGGATCGCAGCTGTTCTGAACGACGGCCCCTGTGCGGTGGGTCTGGAATCCACCATTGTCGGTCTGGCCGGAGAGCCCACATTGCTGCGTCCGGGTGGCGTTGCGTTGGACCGGGTCGAAAGAGTGCTGAACATGCGACTGCACCTGCGTCAATCCGGCGATCTGCTGACCGCTCCGGGACAGTTGCAGTCGCATTATGCGCCGGATGCGCCTGTTCGCCTGAATGCCACGGCCCGTCAGGGCGATGAGGTTCTGCTGGGCTTCGGACCAGTGGATTGCGACCTGAACCTGTCTGCCGAAGGACGTCTGACCGAGGCGGCCGCGAACCTCTTTGCAGCCCTTCACAGGCTGAACGAGACCGGGCGACCAATTGCCGTATCTCCGATACCGAACACCGGATTGGGGGCTGCAATCAATGACAGGTTGCGCCGCGCCGCCGCACCACGCGACAGCTGA
- a CDS encoding acyl-CoA dehydrogenase — translation MLYRAPISDYQFLLDHVVGFDQVAATETFADASADVVTAILTEAAKMSEEVLAPLQRAGDLEPARLENGVLRSSPGYADGWKAIAEGGWIGISADPEYGGMGLPMAVTTAVNEMMSAACLSLQLAPLMAQGQIEALEHHASDELKSLYLPKMISGEWSATMNLTEAQAGSDVGALTSKAEPNGDGTYSVTGQKIFISWGDNDFAENICHLVLARLPDGVPGTKGISLFLVPKYIPDSDGNPGAANDLKVVSVEHKMGLHGSPTCVMQYDGAKGWLVGKEHGGMAAMFTMMNNARLGVGGQGVGVAEGAYQHALAYALERKQGRTPSGTIIDHADVRRMIMDMRADVFAARAILLANATAIDMAKATGDADWAARAALLTPIGKNFGARTGIRVAETGVQVHGGMGFVEETGAAQYSRDVRVTAIYEGTDGIQAMDLVARKMMDGGEAASNLLDEIEEQAEHARATMPDLAGPVWEATETLREATEWLVAQDDMNDRFAGATAYLLAFARVLGGHYHLSAALADPDGPRAKLARYYINALLPEHSGLLARVQSGADDLFSLSPDELAA, via the coding sequence ATGCTATATCGCGCCCCAATCTCAGATTATCAATTTCTGCTGGACCATGTCGTCGGGTTCGACCAGGTCGCCGCCACCGAGACTTTTGCAGATGCCAGCGCCGATGTCGTCACGGCCATCCTGACCGAAGCGGCCAAGATGAGCGAAGAGGTTCTGGCCCCGTTGCAGCGTGCTGGTGATCTGGAACCGGCACGTCTTGAGAATGGCGTGCTGCGCAGCTCTCCGGGTTATGCCGATGGCTGGAAGGCGATTGCCGAAGGCGGGTGGATCGGGATCAGCGCTGATCCTGAATATGGCGGTATGGGCCTGCCGATGGCTGTCACCACTGCCGTGAACGAGATGATGAGCGCCGCTTGCCTGTCGTTGCAACTGGCTCCGCTGATGGCGCAGGGCCAGATCGAGGCGTTGGAACATCACGCCAGCGACGAACTGAAGTCGCTGTATCTGCCCAAAATGATTTCCGGCGAATGGTCAGCCACCATGAACCTGACCGAAGCGCAGGCCGGATCGGATGTGGGGGCGCTGACCTCGAAGGCTGAACCAAATGGTGATGGCACATACTCGGTGACCGGGCAGAAGATATTCATTTCCTGGGGCGACAACGACTTTGCCGAAAACATCTGCCATCTGGTTCTGGCCCGCCTGCCGGACGGTGTGCCCGGCACCAAGGGCATTTCCTTGTTTCTGGTGCCGAAATACATCCCCGATTCGGATGGCAATCCCGGCGCGGCCAACGACCTGAAGGTTGTATCTGTCGAACACAAGATGGGTCTGCACGGCTCACCCACCTGTGTGATGCAATATGACGGCGCCAAAGGATGGCTTGTCGGTAAGGAACATGGTGGTATGGCGGCCATGTTTACCATGATGAACAACGCCCGCCTGGGCGTGGGTGGCCAGGGTGTGGGCGTTGCGGAAGGCGCCTATCAGCACGCTTTGGCCTATGCGCTGGAACGCAAGCAGGGCAGGACGCCTTCGGGTACGATCATCGATCATGCGGATGTGCGTCGCATGATCATGGATATGCGCGCCGATGTCTTTGCAGCTCGGGCGATTCTTCTGGCCAACGCAACGGCGATTGATATGGCGAAAGCCACCGGCGACGCCGATTGGGCCGCGCGGGCTGCGTTGTTGACGCCAATCGGCAAAAACTTTGGGGCCCGGACCGGAATACGCGTGGCCGAAACCGGCGTGCAGGTGCATGGCGGCATGGGCTTTGTCGAAGAAACGGGTGCGGCGCAGTATTCCCGCGATGTTCGCGTAACCGCGATCTACGAGGGAACCGATGGCATTCAGGCCATGGACCTTGTTGCGCGCAAAATGATGGACGGGGGCGAGGCGGCGTCGAACCTTCTGGACGAGATCGAAGAACAGGCAGAGCACGCGCGTGCGACGATGCCCGATCTGGCCGGTCCAGTTTGGGAGGCCACGGAAACCCTGCGCGAGGCAACCGAATGGTTGGTGGCGCAGGACGACATGAACGATCGGTTTGCAGGCGCAACGGCATATCTTCTGGCGTTTGCCCGGGTGCTTGGCGGGCACTATCACCTGTCCGCGGCACTGGCCGATCCGGATGGACCACGGGCCAAACTGGCGCGGTACTACATCAACGCTTTGTTGCCCGAGCATTCCGGCCTTCTGGCGCGGGTGCAAAGCGGTGCGGATGACCTCTTTTCGCTCAGCCCGGATGAATTGGCGGCGTGA
- a CDS encoding MBL fold metallo-hydrolase: protein MGGDRVSGIRYPWAEPPAPGEAVEVAEGVLWMRLPLPMALDHVNIYALDDGEGWTVIDTGLSSKKTRRIWETLMGGPLKGKPITRVVVTHHHPDHVGNAGWFQSEHGAELVTSRTSWLFARMLTLDVQETWPQETLDFYRNAGMAPEVLNARMKDRPFNFADTVYPMPLGFARIKQGDVIRMGGRDWDVHMGNGHAPEHATFWSRDDKLVLSGDQILSSISPNLGVYATEPMADPVSAWLEACERLQTLARPDHLVLGGHKLPFSGLPLRMKQLIDNHHGALDRLLKHLDQPRAAADCFLPLFKRTIREGEYGLALVEAVAHVNHLYHIGAVTRTQRADGAWLYQRKG from the coding sequence ATGGGCGGGGATCGCGTATCGGGGATCAGATATCCGTGGGCGGAACCGCCCGCGCCGGGTGAAGCCGTCGAGGTTGCCGAGGGTGTCCTGTGGATGCGCCTGCCTCTTCCGATGGCGCTGGATCACGTCAATATCTACGCGCTGGACGATGGCGAAGGTTGGACGGTGATTGACACCGGGCTGTCGTCGAAAAAGACGCGGCGTATCTGGGAAACCCTGATGGGCGGGCCTTTGAAAGGCAAACCGATCACCCGTGTGGTGGTGACGCATCATCATCCTGACCATGTCGGCAATGCCGGATGGTTTCAGTCGGAACACGGGGCCGAGCTGGTCACAAGCCGCACCTCATGGCTGTTCGCGCGGATGCTGACGCTGGATGTGCAAGAGACATGGCCGCAGGAAACGCTTGATTTCTATCGCAACGCCGGCATGGCGCCCGAGGTTCTGAATGCGCGGATGAAGGATCGTCCGTTCAACTTTGCCGACACGGTTTACCCCATGCCGCTGGGCTTTGCCCGCATCAAGCAGGGCGACGTGATCCGAATGGGAGGGCGCGATTGGGATGTGCATATGGGCAATGGCCACGCGCCGGAACACGCCACTTTCTGGAGCCGTGACGACAAACTGGTGTTGAGCGGCGATCAGATTCTCAGCTCGATCAGTCCCAATCTGGGCGTCTATGCCACGGAACCGATGGCCGATCCGGTTTCAGCGTGGCTGGAAGCCTGCGAGCGGTTGCAGACGCTTGCTCGGCCCGATCATCTGGTTCTGGGCGGGCACAAGCTGCCGTTTTCGGGCCTGCCGCTGAGGATGAAACAGCTGATCGACAACCATCACGGCGCGTTGGACCGCCTGTTGAAGCATCTGGATCAACCCAGAGCGGCCGCAGATTGTTTTCTGCCACTGTTCAAACGCACGATCCGCGAAGGCGAATATGGGCTTGCGCTGGTTGAGGCGGTTGCGCATGTGAATCATCTCTACCACATTGGTGCGGTAACCCGGACGCAACGCGCTGACGGGGCATGGCTGTATCAGCGCAAAGGGTAG